The Aliivibrio salmonicida LFI1238 genome contains the following window.
TCGATATTGCGTTATCTCGCCGGATTATTGACCGATAAAGTGGTGTGGTCAGGGGATGTTTCGATTGATGGCGTAGACGTATTAGAAGGCAATATTGCGTACATGGCGCAACAAGATTTATTGATGCCGTGGCTAAACGTAATAGATAACGTCTGCTTTGCCGATAAGTTTGCAACGAACTCCCGCTTTAATTCAACCAAACCGAATTCGGATAAACACAGAGCGCATGAACTTTTAGAGTTAGTTGGGTTAAAAGCGCATGCGTTTGCGATGCCGTCACAATTATCGGGCGGGATGCGCCAGCGTGTGGCGTTAGCTCGAACATTAATGCAAGACAAACCAATGGTATTAATGGATGAACCTTTTTCCGCATTAGATGCCGTCACTCGTTATCGTCTGCAAGATCTTGCTGCTCAAGTGCTAGCAGATAAAACCGTTTTATTGATCACGCATGATCCACAAGAAGCGTTAAGACTGAGTGATGCGGTTTATATCATGCAAGGACAACCTGCTTCAGCGGTCTCTTTACCTGTCCCTAGTACGCAGATACCTCGAAAGATTGATGCTGAGCTAGCTGCACTTCAACAACAGATAATTGATACCTTAGAGGTCGATTATGTCTAAATCATTCCTTATAAATTCGACATCAGCAACGATAGGAAAGGTAACGTCAAAACCAATGCTACAAAGCGTGAAATCCATGATAAGAATCTTAATCAGTGCGGTGGTTATTCTCGGGTTTTGGCAATTCATCGTAATAGTTTTTGCTTTACCAAGCTTCATTTTACCGAATCCATTGGCTGTCTTTACTAAATTAATACAGCGATACGATGTGCTACTTGCTCATTCATGGGTAACGGCTCAAGAGATCTTACTTGGTCTTGGTTTGGGCCTTTCTATGGGGCTGCTATTTGCGCTTCAAATGCTGTTGTTTGATCCACTTCGACGTTGGTTATTGCCAATTTTAATTGCGAGCCAAGCGATCCCTGTTTTTGCTATCGCGCC
Protein-coding sequences here:
- a CDS encoding ABC transporter ATP-binding protein, with protein sequence MGMNNRIGAVISNGTLQYKDSEYPIIFNLNMTIPKGKWTAILGKSGCGKTSILRYLAGLLTDKVVWSGDVSIDGVDVLEGNIAYMAQQDLLMPWLNVIDNVCFADKFATNSRFNSTKPNSDKHRAHELLELVGLKAHAFAMPSQLSGGMRQRVALARTLMQDKPMVLMDEPFSALDAVTRYRLQDLAAQVLADKTVLLITHDPQEALRLSDAVYIMQGQPASAVSLPVPSTQIPRKIDAELAALQQQIIDTLEVDYV